The proteins below come from a single Planctomycetota bacterium genomic window:
- a CDS encoding molybdopterin oxidoreductase family protein, whose translation MARPPLSIEDLVAAYGPRLHDAPPGGWEDRRPPDRRVRTHCCFCGVQCGIQLKVRDERVVGFEPWEEFPVNRGMLCPKGVKRYLQGSHPDRLLAPLVRTDGGFREADWPEALDLVEAGIRRVQERWGRDAFAVLSGASLTNEKAYLMGKFARVALRTKNIDYNGRLCMVSAGAANRMAFGIDRAANPWSDLPLAETIIVAGANIGECFPVLTDYLWRARDRGARLILIDPRITPVGRTADLVLPVRPGRDSALLNGLLHVCLRRGWIDRDFIAHHTTGFEAVERVVREYTPERVASIAGVPAVAIERAAEAWGTARTGMFLHARGIEHHTKGVENCLAAINLVLATGKIGRPGCGYSTITGQGNGQGGREHGQRCNQLPSGRDIDNPEHRRLVAERWGVCEEELPGPGLPSTQMMEAIHRGEIRGLLSICFNPLVSLPDAEHTRAALEKLEFFAVIDFFMSETARHADVILPGSLHEEDEGTVTTAEGRVVRVRQAVRPPGKARLDWEIVCDLARRFAPWDRFPYSCVEDIFRELRHVSRGGTCDYYGITYEKIERQHGVFWPCPELDHPGTPRLFEGGRFYHPDGRARFHAVEYRPPAEDVDEEYPVILTTGRVVSQYLSGSQTRRIGPLVEQYPEPRVEMHPELAARVGVATGERVRVTSRRGEVILPCLVTRTIRPDTVFIPYHWPGEKSANRLTLRALDPVSKIPEFKVCAVRVEKAP comes from the coding sequence GTGGCTAGGCCGCCCCTTTCGATCGAGGATCTGGTGGCCGCCTACGGCCCGCGCCTCCACGACGCGCCGCCCGGGGGATGGGAAGACCGCCGGCCCCCCGACCGACGGGTCCGCACGCACTGCTGCTTCTGCGGCGTGCAGTGCGGCATTCAGCTCAAAGTCCGCGACGAACGCGTCGTGGGCTTCGAGCCGTGGGAGGAGTTCCCGGTCAACCGCGGCATGCTCTGTCCCAAGGGCGTCAAGCGGTACCTCCAGGGAAGCCATCCCGACCGGCTCCTGGCGCCTCTTGTCCGGACCGACGGGGGGTTCCGGGAGGCGGACTGGCCCGAGGCGCTCGATCTCGTGGAGGCGGGCATCCGGCGCGTCCAGGAGCGCTGGGGGAGGGACGCCTTCGCGGTGCTGTCGGGCGCGTCGCTGACGAACGAGAAGGCCTACCTCATGGGCAAGTTCGCCCGGGTGGCCCTGCGGACGAAGAACATCGACTACAACGGGCGCCTCTGCATGGTTTCCGCGGGAGCCGCCAACCGGATGGCGTTCGGCATCGACCGCGCGGCCAACCCCTGGAGCGACCTTCCGCTGGCCGAGACGATCATCGTGGCCGGGGCGAACATCGGCGAGTGTTTTCCGGTCCTGACGGATTACCTCTGGCGCGCCCGCGACCGGGGCGCGCGCCTTATCCTGATCGACCCCCGGATCACGCCTGTGGGGCGGACGGCGGATCTGGTTCTGCCCGTCCGCCCCGGGCGTGACTCTGCGCTTCTGAACGGGCTTCTGCACGTCTGCCTCCGGCGGGGGTGGATCGACCGCGACTTCATCGCGCATCACACGACGGGTTTCGAGGCGGTTGAGCGGGTCGTGCGGGAGTACACCCCGGAGCGCGTGGCGTCGATCGCCGGCGTTCCGGCGGTCGCGATCGAGCGCGCCGCGGAGGCGTGGGGAACGGCCCGGACGGGGATGTTCCTCCATGCGCGCGGCATCGAGCACCACACCAAGGGGGTCGAGAACTGCCTGGCGGCGATCAACCTCGTTCTGGCCACCGGCAAGATCGGCCGGCCGGGCTGCGGGTATTCCACGATCACCGGGCAGGGCAACGGCCAGGGCGGGCGCGAGCACGGCCAGCGGTGCAACCAGCTCCCGAGCGGCCGGGATATCGACAATCCCGAGCACCGCCGCCTCGTGGCCGAGCGCTGGGGAGTGTGCGAGGAGGAGCTGCCCGGGCCGGGGCTGCCCTCCACCCAGATGATGGAGGCGATCCACCGGGGGGAAATCCGCGGGCTTCTTTCGATCTGCTTCAATCCTCTGGTGTCGCTTCCGGACGCCGAGCACACGCGGGCGGCTCTCGAGAAGCTGGAGTTCTTCGCGGTCATCGACTTCTTCATGTCCGAAACGGCGCGCCATGCGGACGTGATTCTGCCCGGATCGCTTCACGAGGAGGACGAGGGGACGGTGACGACGGCCGAGGGACGCGTGGTGCGCGTCCGCCAGGCGGTCCGTCCGCCCGGAAAGGCCCGCCTCGACTGGGAAATCGTCTGCGATCTGGCGCGGCGGTTCGCCCCGTGGGACCGCTTTCCGTATTCGTGCGTGGAGGACATCTTCCGGGAGCTGCGGCACGTCTCGCGCGGCGGGACGTGCGACTACTACGGAATCACCTACGAGAAGATCGAGCGGCAGCACGGCGTATTCTGGCCCTGCCCGGAGCTCGACCATCCGGGCACGCCGCGGCTCTTCGAGGGGGGGCGCTTTTATCACCCGGACGGGCGGGCCCGGTTCCATGCGGTCGAGTACCGTCCGCCCGCGGAGGACGTGGACGAGGAGTATCCCGTGATCCTGACCACCGGCCGCGTGGTTTCCCAATACCTGAGCGGGAGCCAGACGCGCCGGATCGGTCCCCTCGTCGAGCAGTATCCCGAACCCCGGGTGGAGATGCATCCGGAGCTGGCGGCGCGCGTGGGGGTGGCCACCGGCGAGCGCGTGCGGGTGACGAGCCGCCGCGGCGAGGTGATCCTTCCGTGCCTGGTGACCCGGACGATCCGTCCGGACACGGTGTTCATCCCGTATCACTGGCCCGGCGAGAAGTCCGCGAACCGGCTGACGCTGCGGGCGCTCGATCCGGTTTCGAAGATTCCCGAGTTCAAGGTGTGCGCCGTGCGGGTGGAGAAGGCGCCGTGA
- the cobG gene encoding precorrin-3B synthase has product MWVAVARLEDLPPQSARVARAGGREIALVHGKDGIFALDNVCPHAGGSLGEGVVQGNGVTCPLHGWQFDGPSGKCLTEKRAPQERYAVRVEKAEILVELPDPAGPTAAPASEWIAVADASEMRPGTVRAAKAGAQAVVLAATDQGVFALAQACCHEGGPLGEGTLEGKILTCPWHNWQFDCRTGKCLTDKRFSQKTFETKVDGGKVWVRPGAAPPPSAKTPEDPAVALSSVEQWKRAKHGIDVWPDVLRYAREKTPMDRIEVPDLERMKWYGFFYRKNNDNDRYMVRVRIPGCEMTSEQARALAYIAYESGYSILDVTTRGNIQIQGLTIDKLPAVRAALERVGLTARQSGHDNVRNVTSHPYSGIDPEELLDTRDLARQIQDLVIGDRDFSDLPRKFNIALVGRPSAPAHAWTQDLCFVAARGPDGSIGFRLLLGGNQGQAPRLSWPIPVFVRPGEVREVAAAVLRTFRECGWRHNRHQVRFRFLIERLGPDGVLLEIEKRLGREMTRFPQPPPPPAGEEDFIGWFKQKQDDLWALGVCVPVGRLTWDQMEGLALVARQYGSGTLRTTYDQNLVLPGIPSAVRPKVGYAIARYGLSFEPDSWTRNTVACTGKQFCNLAVTETKGYAYRLIEELRRRKVPLHGIHLAMSGCPSSCAMSYTADIGLKGVKIRRGLRVVDAFDVYLGGGCAGEIQMGVLYRKAVPFDQLPELLERVVREFYLRRGDNDTFSAYWRARLRGAKAEKPKEDLPRWLCGACGHLHVAEDPPPFCPVCAALRARFEPAPEESPASETPPTGPWACGSCGHKPEGDPPELCPVCGAPRSGFRRGAPAAARPAPPPAGKRLLIVGGSIAGHTAAQTARELDPACRITLVTDEKHSFYNRLNLTRYLAEEVKRDDLFDYTADWYAERRIEVLTGARVIGLDPVKKTALLDEGRELPFDACILAHGSSAALPPFWRPDVPGVFLLRTLEDVEGILGRAKPGARAVVIGGGVLGLEAAYGIVKRGGSVRVFELAPRLMPRQLDLAAAALFAEKVRRKGIEAHCGAAVRTLSEGVLELSDGRRFEFDLAVVSTGIRPNIDWVKRSGLHCARGVLVDDRMQTSAEGIFAAGDVVEWRGQVVGLWGNAIEQAKVAAAGAVGKLAFFQGFLPVTILKCLGIPLVSMGEILEDGGGVTSHVRNDAAAGTYRRVIFRHGIPVGGILLGTSAGMGEMRKLIEGGLELEKLKKKVAPEEAVAVP; this is encoded by the coding sequence ATGTGGGTCGCGGTTGCGCGGTTGGAGGACCTGCCTCCGCAAAGCGCGCGGGTGGCGCGCGCCGGAGGGCGCGAAATCGCTCTCGTCCACGGCAAGGACGGAATCTTCGCGCTCGACAACGTCTGCCCTCACGCGGGAGGCTCACTGGGGGAGGGCGTGGTGCAGGGGAACGGCGTCACCTGCCCCCTCCACGGCTGGCAGTTCGACGGCCCTTCGGGGAAATGTCTGACGGAAAAAAGAGCCCCTCAGGAACGCTACGCCGTCCGCGTGGAGAAGGCCGAGATCCTCGTGGAGCTGCCCGATCCCGCGGGTCCGACCGCCGCGCCGGCCTCCGAGTGGATCGCCGTGGCCGACGCCTCCGAGATGCGGCCGGGCACCGTGCGCGCCGCCAAGGCGGGCGCACAGGCCGTGGTTCTGGCCGCCACCGACCAGGGCGTCTTCGCCCTCGCCCAGGCCTGCTGCCACGAAGGCGGCCCCCTCGGAGAAGGCACCCTCGAGGGCAAAATCCTCACCTGCCCGTGGCACAACTGGCAGTTCGACTGCCGCACCGGAAAGTGCCTCACGGACAAGCGGTTCTCTCAGAAGACCTTCGAAACCAAGGTGGACGGAGGCAAAGTCTGGGTGCGTCCCGGCGCCGCCCCGCCGCCTTCGGCCAAGACGCCGGAAGATCCCGCCGTCGCCCTGAGCTCCGTCGAACAGTGGAAGCGGGCCAAGCACGGAATCGACGTCTGGCCGGACGTCCTGCGCTACGCGCGGGAGAAAACGCCCATGGACCGCATCGAGGTCCCCGACCTCGAGCGCATGAAGTGGTACGGCTTCTTCTATCGCAAGAACAACGACAACGACCGCTACATGGTCCGCGTCCGGATCCCCGGCTGCGAGATGACCAGCGAGCAGGCCCGCGCGCTCGCCTACATCGCCTACGAATCCGGGTACAGCATCCTCGACGTGACGACCCGAGGCAACATCCAGATCCAGGGCTTGACGATCGACAAGCTTCCGGCCGTCCGCGCGGCGCTGGAGCGCGTGGGACTGACCGCCCGACAGTCCGGACACGACAACGTCCGCAACGTGACCTCCCACCCCTACAGCGGCATCGACCCCGAGGAGCTCCTCGATACGAGGGATCTGGCCCGCCAGATCCAGGACCTCGTCATCGGCGACCGCGACTTTTCCGATCTTCCCCGCAAATTCAACATCGCCCTGGTAGGGCGCCCTTCGGCCCCCGCGCACGCCTGGACGCAGGATCTATGCTTCGTCGCCGCCCGCGGGCCCGACGGGTCGATCGGCTTCCGGCTGCTGCTCGGAGGCAACCAGGGGCAGGCGCCCCGCCTGAGCTGGCCGATCCCCGTGTTCGTCCGTCCCGGCGAAGTCCGCGAGGTCGCCGCCGCCGTTCTGCGCACCTTCCGCGAATGCGGCTGGCGGCACAATCGGCACCAAGTGCGCTTCCGGTTTCTCATCGAGCGCCTGGGGCCCGACGGGGTGCTTCTCGAGATCGAGAAACGCCTGGGCCGGGAAATGACGCGCTTCCCCCAGCCGCCTCCGCCCCCGGCGGGCGAAGAGGATTTCATCGGGTGGTTCAAGCAGAAGCAGGACGATCTCTGGGCGCTCGGGGTGTGCGTTCCCGTCGGGCGCCTCACCTGGGACCAGATGGAGGGCCTGGCCCTCGTGGCGCGCCAGTACGGCTCGGGGACCCTGCGGACGACCTACGACCAGAACCTCGTTCTGCCGGGGATTCCTTCGGCGGTGCGCCCGAAGGTGGGCTATGCCATCGCCCGCTACGGCCTGAGCTTCGAGCCGGATTCCTGGACCCGAAACACCGTGGCCTGCACCGGCAAGCAGTTCTGCAACCTCGCGGTCACCGAGACCAAAGGATACGCCTACCGGCTGATCGAGGAGCTGCGCCGCCGCAAGGTGCCGCTTCACGGAATTCACCTGGCGATGAGCGGATGCCCGAGTTCCTGCGCCATGAGCTACACGGCCGACATCGGCCTCAAGGGCGTCAAGATCCGCCGGGGGCTTCGGGTGGTGGACGCCTTCGACGTCTATCTGGGCGGCGGCTGCGCGGGCGAGATCCAGATGGGGGTCCTTTACCGGAAGGCCGTGCCGTTCGACCAGCTTCCCGAGCTTCTCGAGCGGGTGGTGCGGGAATTCTATCTCCGGCGCGGCGACAACGACACGTTCAGCGCCTACTGGCGGGCGCGCCTGCGCGGCGCCAAGGCCGAAAAACCCAAGGAGGATCTGCCCCGCTGGCTGTGCGGGGCGTGCGGACACCTTCACGTGGCGGAGGATCCGCCCCCCTTCTGTCCGGTGTGCGCGGCGCTGCGGGCCCGCTTCGAGCCCGCGCCTGAAGAAAGTCCCGCCTCCGAGACCCCGCCAACCGGCCCGTGGGCGTGCGGCTCCTGCGGGCATAAGCCCGAGGGGGATCCCCCCGAGCTCTGCCCCGTGTGCGGCGCTCCCCGGAGCGGGTTCCGCCGCGGAGCTCCGGCCGCCGCCCGGCCCGCGCCCCCCCCGGCGGGGAAGCGCCTTCTCATCGTGGGCGGAAGCATCGCCGGCCACACCGCCGCACAGACGGCCCGGGAACTCGACCCCGCCTGCCGCATCACCCTCGTCACCGACGAAAAGCATTCCTTCTACAACCGCCTCAATCTCACCCGATATCTCGCCGAGGAGGTCAAGCGCGACGATCTCTTCGACTACACGGCCGACTGGTACGCCGAGCGCCGCATCGAGGTCCTGACGGGCGCGCGCGTGATCGGCCTGGATCCCGTCAAGAAGACGGCCCTTCTCGACGAAGGCCGCGAACTTCCGTTCGACGCCTGCATCCTGGCCCACGGAAGTTCCGCCGCCCTGCCGCCCTTCTGGCGGCCCGACGTGCCGGGCGTGTTTCTCCTTCGGACGCTCGAGGACGTCGAGGGGATTCTGGGACGGGCCAAGCCGGGAGCCCGGGCGGTCGTCATCGGCGGCGGCGTCCTGGGACTCGAGGCGGCGTACGGAATCGTCAAGCGCGGCGGCTCGGTGCGGGTCTTTGAGCTCGCGCCCCGGCTCATGCCCCGGCAGCTCGACCTCGCCGCGGCGGCTCTCTTCGCGGAGAAGGTCCGCCGGAAGGGAATCGAAGCTCATTGCGGCGCGGCCGTGCGGACCCTCTCGGAGGGCGTTCTTGAGCTTTCCGACGGACGGCGGTTCGAGTTCGATCTGGCGGTGGTGTCCACCGGCATCCGCCCCAACATCGACTGGGTGAAACGCTCCGGGCTCCACTGTGCGCGAGGGGTGCTCGTGGACGATCGGATGCAGACGTCCGCCGAGGGGATCTTCGCGGCGGGGGACGTCGTCGAATGGCGCGGCCAGGTCGTGGGGCTTTGGGGAAACGCGATCGAGCAGGCCAAAGTGGCCGCGGCGGGCGCCGTCGGGAAACTCGCCTTTTTCCAGGGGTTCCTGCCGGTGACGATCCTCAAGTGTCTGGGGATTCCCCTCGTTTCCATGGGCGAAATTCTCGAGGACGGAGGCGGGGTGACCTCCCACGTGCGGAACGACGCCGCCGCGGGCACGTACCGGCGCGTCATCTTCCGCCACGGGATTCCGGTCGGCGGGATCCTTCTGGGAACGTCGGCGGGGATGGGCGAAATGCGCAAGCTCATCGAGGGAGGCCTGGAGCTCGAGAAGCTCAAGAAGAAGGTCGCCCCCGAGGAGGCGGTGGCCGTCCCATGA
- a CDS encoding MFS transporter: MIAYFRSLDPKGVRAGLLAVAALGAGIVLGSRTLRYYDPILLTYTFGTLFSAFAVAYRYAVWLQRPATRMYAGRVPELLRRGGWGRNLAFLARAAWENLLAQRFIRRRGRLRWVTHFLIAWGCALAGAVTFPLVFGWLHFESVPERPEIYRVLFLGVAVGSFDTSSPVRYVLFNLLNLSAVLVIVGVALALRRRLRDPASLARQQFGNDLVPLILLLAISVTGLMLTFSTHALGGAGSQVLSLVHALTVCATLLYLPFGKLFHIVQRPLHLAVHLYRRAEEKEPAARCRRCGEAFAPARQMEDLRQVLAASGLALEVDVCPRCRRRAIGVSQGRFLAEARRG; the protein is encoded by the coding sequence ATGATCGCCTACTTCCGATCGCTCGATCCGAAGGGGGTCCGCGCCGGCCTCCTCGCGGTGGCGGCGCTCGGGGCGGGAATCGTCCTGGGCTCCCGCACGCTGCGGTATTACGATCCGATTCTCCTGACGTACACCTTCGGGACGCTCTTCTCCGCCTTCGCGGTGGCGTACCGCTACGCGGTGTGGCTCCAGCGGCCGGCGACGCGCATGTACGCCGGACGGGTGCCGGAGCTTCTGCGACGGGGCGGCTGGGGACGGAACCTCGCGTTTCTGGCCCGCGCGGCCTGGGAGAACCTCCTGGCTCAGCGCTTCATTCGCCGGCGCGGCCGGCTCCGCTGGGTGACGCACTTCCTCATCGCCTGGGGCTGTGCCCTGGCGGGGGCCGTGACCTTTCCACTGGTCTTCGGATGGCTCCACTTCGAGAGCGTTCCCGAGCGGCCGGAAATCTACCGGGTGCTCTTTCTGGGGGTCGCGGTGGGAAGCTTCGACACGTCGTCTCCCGTGCGGTACGTCCTCTTCAATCTTCTCAATCTTTCGGCGGTCCTCGTGATCGTGGGGGTGGCTCTGGCGCTTCGCCGGAGGCTGCGGGATCCGGCGTCCCTGGCCCGCCAGCAGTTCGGAAACGATCTTGTGCCGCTCATCCTGCTTCTGGCGATTTCGGTGACGGGGCTCATGCTCACCTTCAGCACGCACGCGCTTGGAGGCGCCGGCTCCCAGGTGCTTTCCCTCGTTCATGCCCTCACGGTGTGCGCCACGCTCCTTTATCTGCCGTTCGGGAAGCTCTTTCACATCGTCCAGCGGCCGCTCCATCTGGCGGTGCATCTCTACCGCCGCGCGGAGGAGAAGGAGCCCGCCGCCCGCTGCCGTCGCTGCGGAGAGGCCTTCGCGCCGGCGCGGCAGATGGAGGATCTGCGACAGGTTCTGGCCGCGTCCGGATTGGCGCTTGAGGTCGATGTATGCCCCCGATGCCGGCGGCGCGCGATCGGCGTGAGCCAGGGGCGGTTCCTGGCGGAGGCGCGCCGTGGCTAG
- a CDS encoding Rieske 2Fe-2S domain-containing protein codes for MAGTPAWKDDFPISWADDHYVTRREFTKSLVLVSGAACAANGTLAALGLRDARAAAPEPVRIGTVRDLPVGGSRVFEYPGPGAPCLLVRLEEDRFEAFGQKCTHLGCPVVFRAATRKLHCPCHEGYFSAEDGRVLAGPPPRPLPRIELERRGDELWAIGIRR; via the coding sequence ATGGCCGGAACGCCGGCGTGGAAGGACGACTTCCCGATCTCGTGGGCCGATGACCACTACGTGACGCGGCGGGAGTTCACGAAGTCGCTGGTTCTGGTTTCGGGGGCGGCCTGCGCGGCCAACGGGACGCTGGCGGCGCTCGGGCTGCGCGACGCGCGGGCGGCGGCGCCGGAGCCCGTGCGGATCGGGACGGTGCGGGATCTTCCCGTCGGGGGTTCGCGGGTGTTCGAGTATCCGGGGCCGGGGGCGCCGTGCCTGCTCGTGCGCCTCGAGGAGGACCGTTTCGAGGCGTTCGGACAGAAGTGCACGCACCTGGGCTGCCCGGTGGTTTTCCGCGCGGCGACCCGGAAGCTTCACTGCCCGTGCCACGAAGGCTACTTCAGCGCCGAGGACGGGCGGGTGCTGGCGGGCCCGCCGCCGCGGCCGCTGCCCCGGATCGAGCTGGAACGCCGAGGAGACGAGCTGTGGGCGATCGGGATTCGTCGCTGA
- a CDS encoding 4Fe-4S dicluster domain-containing protein, with protein MIDPELEFVLDPSRCIGCRACVHACAECETHRGISMIHLEEADRAESTQTVPVVCLHCEDPACANACPADAIKKTDDGVVQSALQSRCVGCSNCVLACPFGVPRYVARIDQMMKCDLCYDRTSAGKRPMCATVCPSGALWFGPRRALEGTRRERPAYRFRFEGQVVRTKVGMMVPPGADELDVARWMGEGGGDGRNAGVEGRLPDLVGR; from the coding sequence GTGATCGATCCGGAGCTGGAGTTCGTCCTGGATCCCTCGCGCTGCATCGGCTGCCGCGCGTGCGTTCACGCCTGCGCGGAATGCGAGACGCACCGGGGAATCTCCATGATCCACCTCGAGGAGGCGGACCGGGCGGAGTCCACCCAGACGGTGCCGGTGGTGTGCCTGCACTGCGAGGATCCGGCCTGCGCCAACGCCTGTCCCGCCGATGCGATCAAGAAGACCGACGACGGCGTCGTGCAGTCGGCGCTGCAGTCGCGCTGCGTGGGGTGCTCGAACTGCGTTCTGGCGTGCCCGTTCGGGGTGCCCCGCTACGTCGCCCGGATCGACCAGATGATGAAGTGCGACCTGTGCTACGACCGCACGTCGGCCGGCAAGCGTCCGATGTGCGCCACGGTCTGTCCGAGCGGGGCGCTCTGGTTCGGGCCTCGGCGGGCGCTCGAGGGGACGCGCCGGGAGCGGCCCGCGTACCGGTTTCGGTTCGAGGGCCAGGTCGTGCGGACGAAGGTGGGCATGATGGTCCCTCCGGGGGCGGATGAGCTGGACGTGGCCCGCTGGATGGGGGAAGGAGGAGGCGATGGCCGGAACGCCGGCGTGGAAGGACGACTTCCCGATCTCGTGGGCCGATGA